A single genomic interval of Picosynechococcus sp. PCC 7003 harbors:
- a CDS encoding sulfotransferase family protein: protein MNKYQNQIIQFKIFGERHTATNAIARLLIQNFDLDYPYYDFLGWKHRKAPNAEELQNKPLVARTLFIITVRHPYEWAAAMHRWPYCDSDAVIHRYSFKRFLDYPIEDYASILDMWNQKYASYRKFIDLVPYVKVIRYEDFKKDQLAVLQDLYQWLPRPEKPEIFNQYMHGGVGWNLTLTNRTIDKLIYQHWLQFPVDASNSSAPQKPLEPITDDIASMINERIDDSVLHYYYPKLG, encoded by the coding sequence ATGAATAAATATCAAAATCAAATTATTCAATTTAAAATTTTTGGGGAACGTCACACGGCGACCAATGCGATTGCAAGATTACTGATACAAAACTTTGATTTAGATTATCCTTACTACGATTTCCTTGGCTGGAAACATCGAAAAGCCCCTAATGCAGAGGAACTACAAAATAAGCCCTTAGTTGCGCGTACATTATTTATTATTACGGTACGCCATCCCTATGAGTGGGCGGCGGCAATGCACCGTTGGCCATACTGTGATTCTGATGCAGTCATTCACCGGTATAGCTTCAAGCGATTCTTAGACTATCCCATTGAAGACTACGCAAGTATTTTAGATATGTGGAATCAAAAATATGCTAGCTACCGAAAGTTTATCGATCTGGTGCCCTATGTAAAAGTTATTCGATACGAAGATTTTAAAAAAGATCAATTAGCTGTTCTCCAAGATTTATATCAGTGGTTACCTCGGCCAGAAAAACCGGAAATCTTTAACCAATATATGCATGGTGGTGTTGGCTGGAATTTGACCTTAACAAATCGCACAATTGACAAGCTTATTTATCAACATTGGCTCCAATTCCCAGTGGATGCCAGTAATTCTAGTGCCCCTCAAAAACCCCTTGAACCCATCACTGATGACATTGCTAGTATGATTAATGAGCGGATAGATGATTCAGTGTTGCATTATTATTATCCGAAGCTTGGTTAA
- a CDS encoding DUF4340 domain-containing protein: MVQQSTGIWLAIALVLGGIAWVVTQRQNTLTTSESEFVAADAEILFPVQAAAIRSLSLEIQGETLNFEQRFEPVAQWWLTSPVEKPANRGAIAFLLNLLIEPQRYDSFPVAAEELADYGLLAPKAVITLQTSAAQPYQLSLGTENFDQTKIYGRLNDENIVLVLPLEFRHGVTRQFSEWVEGS, translated from the coding sequence ATGGTGCAGCAGAGTACAGGAATTTGGTTGGCGATCGCCTTGGTGCTTGGAGGCATCGCGTGGGTCGTTACACAGCGACAAAATACCTTAACAACCTCAGAATCAGAGTTTGTCGCCGCCGATGCTGAGATTCTTTTCCCTGTCCAGGCAGCAGCGATCCGTTCTTTGTCTCTAGAAATCCAGGGCGAGACCCTCAACTTTGAGCAACGCTTTGAACCCGTAGCTCAATGGTGGCTAACCAGTCCCGTTGAAAAACCCGCTAATCGAGGGGCGATCGCCTTTCTGTTAAATTTACTCATCGAACCCCAGCGTTACGATAGTTTTCCCGTCGCTGCTGAAGAACTCGCTGATTATGGCTTGCTTGCACCCAAGGCCGTGATCACGCTCCAAACATCGGCAGCACAACCCTACCAACTGAGCCTCGGCACAGAAAATTTTGACCAAACCAAAATCTATGGTCGCTTGAATGATGAAAATATCGTTCTGGTCTTACCGCTAGAATTTCGCCATGGTGTAACCCGGCAGTTTTCGGAATGGGTCGAGGGCAGTTAA
- the gatB gene encoding Asp-tRNA(Asn)/Glu-tRNA(Gln) amidotransferase subunit GatB — MAVAAPRKTEYEAIIGLETHCQLNTASKIFCHCSTKFDSDPNSNVCPVCLGYPGVLPVLNEKVLESAVKMGLALKAKISPYSKFDRKQYFYPDLPKNYQISQFDLPIVEQGHLEIEIADKPSDPPVKKTIGVTRLHMEEDAGKLVHAGSDRLAGSTYSKVDFNRTGIPLLEIVSEPDIRSGKEAAEYAQELRRLVRYLGVGDGNMQEGSLRCDVNISIRPVGQEEFGTKVEIKNMNSFSAIQKAIDYEIERQIKAVEAGEPIYQETRLWDESSQRTFSMRKKEGSSDYRYFPEPDLPPIEVTPAQLEKWAAELPETPAQKRERYETEYGLSSYDTRVLTDDRDVAEYFEAAVAAGADPKQVTNWVTQDIAAHLNKNVGLTIVELPLKATQLAELVNLINDGTISGKIAKEILPELLEQGGSPKAIVESRGLTQISDTSALEAMIDEVLAANPEKVEQFRAGKTKLQGFFVGQLMKKTSGRADPKLLNQILAQKLRG, encoded by the coding sequence ATGGCAGTTGCAGCACCCCGCAAAACCGAGTATGAAGCGATTATTGGACTAGAAACCCATTGTCAACTCAATACCGCCAGCAAAATTTTTTGTCATTGTTCCACTAAGTTTGACAGCGACCCCAACAGCAACGTTTGTCCCGTCTGCCTAGGCTATCCTGGAGTTTTGCCCGTTCTTAACGAAAAAGTGCTTGAATCGGCGGTAAAAATGGGCCTGGCCCTCAAGGCAAAAATCAGCCCCTACAGCAAATTTGACCGGAAACAATATTTTTATCCTGATCTGCCGAAAAATTACCAAATCTCTCAATTTGATCTCCCCATTGTTGAACAGGGTCACCTAGAGATTGAGATCGCCGACAAACCCAGTGACCCTCCAGTCAAGAAAACCATCGGTGTGACTCGCCTCCACATGGAAGAAGACGCCGGAAAATTAGTCCATGCCGGGAGCGATCGCCTCGCGGGTTCGACCTACTCCAAAGTAGATTTCAATCGTACTGGGATTCCCCTCTTAGAAATTGTCTCAGAACCGGATATCCGTTCTGGCAAAGAAGCCGCTGAATATGCCCAGGAACTACGCCGCCTCGTCCGCTATCTTGGCGTCGGTGATGGCAACATGCAGGAAGGGTCTCTCCGCTGTGATGTGAATATTTCCATTCGTCCCGTCGGCCAGGAAGAATTTGGCACTAAGGTCGAAATCAAAAACATGAACTCCTTCAGCGCGATCCAAAAGGCGATTGACTACGAAATCGAGCGACAAATCAAAGCTGTTGAAGCCGGCGAACCCATATACCAAGAAACGCGCCTCTGGGATGAAAGCAGTCAACGCACCTTCAGCATGCGTAAAAAAGAAGGCTCTAGCGATTACCGTTATTTCCCGGAACCGGATTTGCCCCCCATCGAAGTGACCCCAGCGCAACTGGAAAAATGGGCCGCCGAACTTCCCGAAACCCCCGCCCAAAAACGAGAGCGTTATGAAACTGAGTATGGTTTATCTTCCTATGACACGAGGGTTTTAACCGATGATCGTGACGTGGCGGAATACTTTGAAGCGGCAGTGGCGGCTGGGGCAGATCCCAAACAAGTGACGAACTGGGTTACCCAAGACATCGCGGCTCACCTCAATAAAAATGTCGGTCTAACGATTGTCGAGCTTCCCCTAAAAGCAACGCAACTAGCCGAACTCGTCAATTTAATTAATGACGGTACCATTAGTGGCAAAATTGCCAAGGAAATTCTCCCGGAACTTCTGGAGCAAGGCGGTTCGCCCAAGGCAATTGTGGAAAGCCGGGGTCTGACTCAGATTTCTGACACCAGTGCCCTCGAAGCAATGATTGATGAAGTGCTGGCTGCTAATCCGGAGAAGGTGGAGCAATTCCGCGCCGGGAAAACGAAGCTACAGGGCTTTTTTGTGGGGCAACTGATGAAGAAAACCAGCGGTCGCGCTGATCCGAAACTACTCAACCAAATCCTGGCGCAGAAACTGCGTGGCTAG
- the panD gene encoding aspartate 1-decarboxylase, whose translation MAQIKLMHAKLHHLRVTQAELDYVGSITIDQALIEKVGILPLEEVNIWNVENGNRLTTYVLPGERNSGVVCLNGAAAHLCTPGDRLIVAAYELRDRASVLAQGHTAKVILTDEENRCQTFFEQRLDPQGQVGANLQVTDQYSVTADGAVLIG comes from the coding sequence ATGGCTCAAATCAAACTGATGCACGCGAAACTACACCATTTGCGGGTGACCCAGGCTGAGCTAGATTATGTGGGCAGCATCACCATCGACCAGGCCCTCATCGAAAAAGTGGGAATCTTGCCCCTCGAAGAAGTGAATATTTGGAATGTCGAAAACGGTAATCGTTTAACGACCTATGTGCTCCCTGGCGAACGCAATAGTGGGGTTGTTTGTCTCAACGGAGCGGCGGCCCATCTTTGTACCCCAGGCGATCGCCTAATTGTCGCAGCCTATGAATTACGCGATCGCGCCAGTGTTTTAGCGCAAGGTCACACGGCAAAGGTGATCCTGACCGATGAAGAAAACCGCTGCCAGACTTTTTTTGAACAACGCCTCGATCCCCAAGGCCAAGTGGGTGCGAACTTACAGGTAACAGATCAATACTCAGTGACAGCAGATGGGGCAGTGCTGATCGGTTAA
- the aroH gene encoding chorismate mutase, which translates to MLEAEETNVDWKVRAIRGAITATANTKEAIADAVRELLDDIEVRNQLDPEEIISVVFTATADLDAIFPAAIARQRPNWDNVPLLDVQQMAVQGSLERCIRVLIHLNTPKPQAEIYHSYLRYAQNLRPDWHLAQIASR; encoded by the coding sequence ATGCTTGAGGCGGAGGAAACCAACGTGGACTGGAAGGTGCGGGCTATTCGAGGTGCAATTACAGCAACGGCCAATACCAAGGAGGCGATCGCCGATGCGGTGCGGGAACTACTCGATGACATTGAAGTCCGCAACCAACTAGACCCCGAAGAAATTATCAGTGTGGTGTTTACGGCTACCGCTGATTTGGACGCAATTTTTCCGGCGGCGATCGCCCGGCAACGACCCAACTGGGATAATGTCCCCCTCTTGGATGTGCAGCAGATGGCCGTCCAAGGGAGCCTAGAGCGTTGTATCCGTGTTTTAATTCACCTCAATACCCCCAAACCCCAGGCCGAAATTTACCACTCCTACCTACGCTACGCCCAAAACCTCCGCCCCGATTGGCACCTCGCCCAAATTGCGAGCCGTTAA
- a CDS encoding DUF2827 family protein codes for MKKIKIGFIISKYKGLATKYNYGLEQNTYFLVQLFRSIPEFDVSYVICEENVLEESLKNRTEVGEDTPLIEQKDLNPDLDNHLIYDVLITTEAYLAPDLMKKIKEKYSTKIVEFHAGIIMWGLMEDVIYNIENRFSGALLKREPGLVDEIWMSPHHAYHKSYVETVSKSRVTISPYLYEPWFLQKLEIDRTTVNPTFNPRYQKNNNKHIGILEPNINLVKNFVIPTTIVESLYSQNASIFGRKNARIYCSNHIIERQAFKHFYGYLSCQKILSSEKRYPVIDIFHSDCSLVISHQHLCELNYLYLDALYYDIPLVHNSPLLQDCGYYYPEFDVKKGAQALRQALTEHDLRLDEYKEQAKKTLYRYSTKNPDNVRGYRNIIQNLVNA; via the coding sequence ATGAAAAAAATCAAAATTGGATTTATCATTTCTAAGTACAAAGGACTAGCTACCAAATATAATTATGGGCTAGAACAAAACACTTATTTTCTGGTGCAGTTATTTCGCTCTATTCCAGAGTTTGATGTTTCCTATGTCATTTGTGAGGAAAATGTCCTGGAGGAATCTCTAAAAAATCGTACCGAGGTTGGGGAAGATACACCATTAATCGAACAAAAAGACCTCAACCCAGATTTAGATAATCACTTAATCTATGATGTTTTGATCACGACAGAGGCTTATCTTGCGCCTGACTTGATGAAAAAAATCAAAGAAAAGTACTCCACTAAAATTGTTGAATTTCATGCTGGAATTATCATGTGGGGACTGATGGAGGATGTTATTTATAACATCGAGAACCGTTTTAGTGGCGCACTTCTAAAACGCGAACCCGGCCTGGTTGATGAGATTTGGATGTCACCTCACCATGCTTATCATAAATCCTATGTCGAGACCGTCTCCAAATCCCGGGTGACAATTAGCCCTTATCTGTATGAACCTTGGTTTTTGCAGAAACTAGAGATTGATCGAACAACGGTCAATCCCACTTTTAATCCTCGTTACCAAAAGAATAACAATAAGCATATTGGTATATTAGAACCCAATATTAATCTTGTAAAAAATTTTGTCATTCCAACAACAATTGTGGAATCTTTATATTCTCAAAATGCATCTATTTTTGGCCGCAAAAACGCTCGAATTTATTGCTCTAACCATATCATTGAACGTCAGGCTTTCAAACACTTTTATGGCTACCTAAGTTGCCAAAAGATTTTATCTTCTGAAAAACGCTATCCAGTAATTGACATCTTTCATTCTGACTGCAGTCTGGTGATCAGTCACCAACATCTTTGTGAACTAAATTATCTTTACCTTGATGCTTTGTATTACGATATTCCTCTAGTTCACAACTCCCCTTTATTACAAGACTGTGGCTACTATTATCCGGAATTTGATGTCAAAAAAGGGGCGCAGGCACTCAGACAAGCTCTGACAGAACATGATCTGAGATTGGATGAATACAAAGAACAAGCAAAAAAAACGTTGTATCGGTACAGTACCAAGAATCCAGACAATGTTCGTGGCTACCGAAACATTATCCAAAATTTAGTTAATGCTTAA
- the aroQ gene encoding type II 3-dehydroquinate dehydratase — MSTLNILVLHGPNLNLLGLREPEIYGATTLKDINARLEKEAQRLDVSLQCFQSNHEGALIDQIQAALGKFSGILINPAAYTHTSVALRDALAAVNLPTVEVHLSNIHQRETFRHHSYIAPIAVGQICGFGAESYYLGLRALVNHIRS; from the coding sequence TTGTCCACTTTGAATATCCTTGTGCTCCACGGGCCCAATTTGAATTTGTTGGGCTTACGGGAGCCTGAAATCTACGGCGCTACAACGCTCAAAGACATCAATGCCCGCCTCGAAAAGGAGGCCCAAAGACTTGATGTTTCTCTGCAATGTTTCCAATCCAACCATGAGGGCGCGTTAATCGATCAGATCCAAGCCGCCCTCGGCAAGTTTTCTGGCATTTTGATCAATCCGGCGGCCTATACCCACACCAGCGTTGCCCTCAGGGATGCTTTAGCGGCGGTGAATTTACCCACCGTAGAAGTGCATCTCAGCAATATTCACCAGCGCGAAACTTTCCGCCACCATTCCTACATCGCGCCCATTGCGGTGGGTCAGATCTGTGGCTTTGGGGCCGAAAGTTACTATCTCGGCTTACGGGCTTTGGTAAACCACATCCGTTCCTAA
- a CDS encoding Uma2 family endonuclease: MVATSTNRYSFEAYCQYDDGTDTRYELEDGDLVAMTPPTFRHILLAEKLSDRLKQEIARLNLPLYCLRETGLRVGYAKSRIADLMVVDQQKVAAAMDQAGIYQATPNLVVEIVSPESVTRDYRYKRSEYAAIAIPEYWLIDPSAKKITILTFNEGLYDERVFTSEEKIISQQFPELTLTPYDLFNL, from the coding sequence ATGGTTGCCACCTCGACAAACCGTTATAGCTTTGAAGCGTATTGCCAATATGATGACGGCACCGATACCCGCTATGAACTTGAGGATGGCGATTTAGTTGCGATGACGCCCCCCACCTTTCGCCATATTTTACTTGCGGAAAAACTCAGCGATCGCCTGAAACAAGAAATCGCGCGCTTAAACCTGCCTCTATATTGCCTCCGGGAAACCGGGTTGCGGGTCGGTTACGCAAAATCAAGGATTGCCGATTTGATGGTGGTTGATCAACAAAAGGTTGCCGCTGCAATGGATCAAGCGGGTATCTATCAAGCGACCCCCAACTTGGTTGTGGAAATTGTCAGTCCAGAGTCGGTAACTCGAGATTACCGTTATAAACGTTCTGAATATGCGGCGATCGCCATTCCAGAATATTGGCTCATTGATCCCAGCGCCAAAAAAATTACGATTCTGACTTTCAATGAAGGTCTATACGATGAACGTGTTTTCACTAGCGAAGAGAAGATTATTTCACAACAGTTTCCTGAACTGACCCTGACCCCATACGATCTTTTCAATCTCTAA
- a CDS encoding RNA-guided endonuclease TnpB family protein, with translation MVTRRITYRLYPSRQQQKKLHYWRRLHCSLYNAAIANRKTQYQKFNHAVDYFEQQNSLPGFKQVWPEFKELGSHALQATLKRVDFAFNRFFKGLGGYPKFKASRKYSGWTYPCGAGWKVETGGHHGFLKLSNVGRLQMRGKARTWGKPTTCTIFFRQGKWYASITVKCEPKRETEGGSVGIDLGCKEAIALSTGEQISKPDFIKEGEQQVKQASKQLRRKRAPNRNKRVKASRRWQKARRQVSMRQRKITRQREDWLHQITSDIVSGNSLVAGEQLNVKNMTRKAKKGSKRKAQKTGLNRSILSVGFGMIGSMLEYKLAEAGGFYVESPTRTLKPSQRCAKCWELTPKTLADRVHICSNPNCGHREDRDINAAQVNLAWARGQELASSVAEPPSSTDCGSMRQLGVMKRRKLHAS, from the coding sequence ATGGTAACACGCCGAATCACTTACAGGCTCTATCCAAGTCGCCAACAGCAAAAAAAGCTGCACTATTGGCGGCGTTTACATTGCAGTTTGTACAACGCAGCAATCGCTAACCGTAAAACCCAGTACCAAAAGTTCAACCATGCAGTCGATTACTTTGAGCAGCAAAATAGTCTGCCAGGGTTCAAGCAAGTATGGCCAGAATTTAAAGAACTGGGTTCCCATGCCCTACAGGCAACGTTAAAGCGAGTGGACTTTGCCTTCAACCGATTTTTTAAGGGATTGGGGGGATATCCAAAGTTCAAGGCATCTCGGAAGTATTCGGGGTGGACATATCCTTGTGGTGCAGGCTGGAAGGTAGAAACAGGAGGTCACCATGGCTTTCTCAAGTTGAGCAATGTGGGAAGGTTGCAGATGAGGGGCAAGGCCCGTACCTGGGGAAAGCCAACAACCTGCACGATATTCTTCCGCCAGGGTAAGTGGTACGCCTCAATCACCGTCAAATGTGAACCCAAGCGGGAAACCGAGGGTGGGTCTGTGGGGATTGATTTAGGTTGCAAGGAAGCAATTGCCCTTTCGACAGGGGAGCAAATCAGCAAGCCAGATTTTATTAAGGAGGGAGAACAACAGGTTAAGCAAGCATCCAAGCAACTCAGACGAAAGCGTGCACCAAACCGAAATAAGCGAGTTAAAGCATCGCGGCGGTGGCAAAAAGCGAGACGGCAGGTATCAATGCGGCAACGCAAAATTACCCGTCAGCGCGAAGATTGGCTGCATCAAATCACAAGCGACATAGTCAGCGGTAATAGCCTGGTTGCAGGTGAGCAGTTAAACGTCAAAAACATGACCCGCAAAGCCAAAAAAGGCAGCAAACGGAAAGCTCAAAAAACAGGGCTTAACCGCTCCATTCTCTCGGTTGGCTTCGGCATGATTGGTTCAATGCTGGAATACAAGCTGGCAGAGGCAGGAGGATTTTATGTGGAGTCCCCGACAAGGACGCTTAAGCCCTCTCAGCGTTGCGCTAAATGTTGGGAGCTAACGCCAAAGACATTGGCAGACAGGGTACATATTTGCTCAAACCCAAACTGTGGCCACAGGGAGGATAGAGATATCAATGCAGCTCAGGTTAATTTAGCCTGGGCAAGGGGTCAGGAACTGGCCTCTTCAGTCGCGGAGCCGCCAAGCTCTACCGATTGCGGAAGCATGAGGCAACTTGGGGTGATGAAACGACGGAAACTCCATGCCTCTTAG
- the psb27 gene encoding photosystem II protein Psb27, which produces MLKKFLSRLVAIALVVMVSVTGLTACSGASASGLTGRYVDDTLLVVENLTEAIQLPADAPNRTEVQEAARLQMNEYMSRYRRDPKTSGLRSFTTMQTALNALAGYYSSFGSRPLPEKLKTRLATEFEKADIAVKRGI; this is translated from the coding sequence ATGTTAAAGAAATTTTTATCTCGCCTCGTGGCGATCGCCCTGGTGGTTATGGTGAGTGTTACCGGACTAACTGCCTGTAGTGGCGCCAGTGCCAGTGGCCTTACCGGGAGATATGTTGATGATACTTTACTCGTCGTCGAAAATCTGACCGAAGCGATTCAACTCCCTGCCGATGCCCCCAACCGTACCGAAGTCCAGGAAGCGGCTCGCCTACAGATGAATGAATATATGTCCCGCTACCGTCGTGACCCCAAAACCTCTGGGTTGCGTTCTTTTACCACGATGCAGACTGCGTTGAATGCTTTGGCTGGTTATTACAGTTCTTTCGGGAGTCGCCCCTTACCTGAAAAGCTCAAAACTCGTTTAGCGACTGAATTTGAAAAGGCTGATATTGCTGTTAAGCGTGGAATTTAG
- the hisH gene encoding imidazole glycerol phosphate synthase subunit HisH, producing the protein MVNIAVVDYDMGNLHSACKALEKAGATPTITDQPEQILGADAVLLPGVGAFDPAMQHLRDRHLEASIHQAIASGKPFLGICLGMQILFDSSAEGTEKGLGVIPGTVKRFQPEPEITIPHMGWNQLQLTQPAHPIWQDLPKDPFVYFVHSFYVVPTDPKVNAATVTHGKQTVTAAIAKDNLVAMQFHPEKSSAIGLKILENFVHWIKQQ; encoded by the coding sequence ATGGTGAATATTGCGGTTGTTGACTACGACATGGGGAATCTCCACTCCGCCTGCAAAGCCCTAGAAAAAGCGGGGGCAACTCCCACAATCACGGATCAACCAGAGCAAATCCTTGGGGCCGATGCGGTACTTCTGCCTGGGGTTGGTGCCTTTGATCCGGCAATGCAACATCTCCGCGATCGCCACCTCGAAGCCTCGATTCACCAGGCGATCGCCAGCGGCAAACCCTTCCTCGGCATTTGTTTGGGGATGCAAATTTTATTCGACAGTTCCGCCGAAGGGACAGAAAAAGGCTTGGGGGTCATTCCCGGCACCGTGAAGCGATTTCAGCCAGAACCAGAGATTACCATTCCCCACATGGGCTGGAACCAACTGCAACTGACTCAGCCCGCTCACCCCATTTGGCAAGATTTGCCCAAAGATCCTTTCGTTTATTTTGTGCACTCTTTTTATGTTGTCCCAACAGATCCTAAAGTAAATGCCGCCACCGTCACCCATGGTAAGCAAACTGTCACGGCGGCGATCGCCAAAGATAATTTAGTTGCGATGCAATTTCACCCCGAGAAATCATCAGCAATTGGCCTAAAAATCCTCGAAAATTTTGTGCACTGGATTAAGCAACAGTGA
- a CDS encoding response regulator, which translates to MTKANLPPEIPIRNFDAAKQTTLFQTLKMPQFTGRLILTDPRSHQWSFFLYFGRLVYASGGTHSVRRWRRHLTAQMPHIAANTQLLQQSLSAITSHTIKLHWEYDLIQTWHSQQRITRDQIRRMIEAIATEIFFEMSQSTQITYHFDPVTEQQEDPLILIDPAQSILRSWRLFEQWNNLEIAHLSPQVAPVIVKPDLLKARSSETNYQLLTSLITGRRTFWDLSIRLKQEVAQVARLLMPYMKLGFIDVKMLEDLASPLTNAPPQPTAAAPVIVENKPLIAYLSLDPKQHQDFSQILKQQRYRYLAIADLTKALPNLLTEKPNLILLDLELDGNTDGLEFCTQLKKLSLFRQTPVLIMTDNNRLFDRVKGRLTGVTDFISKTSTPDELLKALQKYLR; encoded by the coding sequence ATGACAAAGGCCAATTTACCCCCTGAAATTCCGATTCGCAATTTTGATGCCGCGAAACAGACAACCCTTTTTCAGACCCTTAAAATGCCGCAGTTTACGGGTCGCTTGATCTTGACGGATCCGCGATCGCATCAGTGGTCTTTTTTCTTGTATTTTGGTCGCCTGGTCTATGCGTCGGGGGGAACCCACTCGGTAAGGCGCTGGCGGCGTCATTTGACGGCTCAAATGCCTCATATTGCGGCCAATACGCAACTGTTGCAACAGAGTTTATCGGCTATTACATCCCATACAATTAAACTGCACTGGGAATATGATTTGATTCAAACTTGGCATTCGCAACAACGCATTACGCGGGATCAAATTCGCCGCATGATTGAGGCGATCGCCACCGAGATTTTTTTCGAAATGAGCCAGAGCACCCAAATCACCTACCATTTCGACCCCGTCACAGAACAACAGGAAGATCCGCTCATTTTAATTGACCCCGCCCAAAGTATTTTGCGATCTTGGCGGCTCTTTGAGCAGTGGAATAATCTAGAGATTGCTCACCTCTCGCCCCAAGTAGCCCCGGTCATCGTCAAACCCGATCTATTAAAAGCGCGTTCTTCTGAGACCAATTACCAGTTACTGACGAGTTTGATCACGGGACGGCGAACTTTTTGGGATTTATCGATCCGTCTGAAACAGGAGGTTGCCCAGGTCGCCCGACTCCTGATGCCCTACATGAAACTAGGATTTATTGATGTGAAAATGTTAGAGGATCTGGCGTCACCACTGACGAATGCTCCCCCACAACCGACGGCTGCCGCACCCGTGATTGTTGAAAATAAGCCGCTCATCGCCTATCTAAGCCTAGACCCCAAACAACATCAAGACTTCAGTCAAATCCTTAAGCAACAACGTTATCGTTATTTGGCGATCGCCGATCTCACGAAGGCACTGCCCAATTTATTAACAGAAAAACCAAACCTCATTCTTTTAGATCTAGAGCTTGATGGCAATACAGACGGCCTTGAATTTTGTACCCAACTGAAAAAGTTATCACTGTTTCGTCAAACACCAGTCTTGATCATGACCGATAACAACCGTCTTTTTGATCGCGTTAAAGGACGCCTAACTGGAGTCACAGATTTTATTTCAAAAACGAGTACACCAGACGAATTACTCAAAGCACTACAAAAATATCTTCGTTAG
- a CDS encoding YadA-like family protein yields the protein MKIKNYSLVFNNILGLAVLLSGWSFASPRAAAQACPAQAIDGVTVISTVSFSFQTGLNITTTEVATEGSTQTAVDNLVSCNNVNSTNIVSNATDIATNSTNIVSNATDIATNSTNIVSNATDIATNSTNIVSNATDIATNSTNIVSNATDIATNSTNIVSNATDIATNSTNIVSNATDIATNSTNIVSNATDIATNSTNIVSNATDIADLKQDVKELRAGVASVIAMDNAEPELRPGHRFGIGVGFGTFQDETALGAAAKFLFTDPNSTGTAVTFKGSAGWGLNEDTFSAGAGIGISF from the coding sequence ATGAAAATCAAAAATTATAGTCTCGTATTCAACAACATCCTTGGACTTGCCGTCCTCCTCAGTGGTTGGTCTTTTGCATCGCCTCGCGCAGCGGCACAAGCTTGTCCTGCCCAAGCAATTGACGGTGTTACTGTGATTAGTACTGTTTCTTTCTCGTTTCAGACTGGTCTAAACATCACTACTACAGAAGTGGCAACTGAAGGTTCCACTCAAACTGCTGTTGATAATTTAGTTAGTTGTAACAATGTCAACTCCACCAACATCGTGAGTAACGCGACTGATATCGCGACCAACTCCACCAACATCGTGAGTAACGCGACTGATATCGCGACCAACTCCACCAACATCGTGAGTAACGCGACTGATATCGCGACCAACTCCACCAATATCGTGAGTAACGCGACTGATATCGCGACCAACTCCACCAATATCGTGAGTAACGCGACTGACATCGCGACCAACTCCACCAATATCGTGAGTAACGCGACTGACATCGCGACCAACTCCACCAACATCGTGAGTAACGCGACTGATATCGCGACCAACTCCACCAACATCGTGAGTAACGCGACTGACATCGCGACCAACTCCACCAACATCGTGAGTAACGCGACTGATATCGCGGATCTCAAGCAAGATGTCAAAGAGCTCAGAGCTGGTGTAGCGAGCGTCATTGCAATGGATAATGCTGAACCTGAACTACGTCCTGGTCACCGCTTTGGTATTGGTGTTGGTTTTGGTACATTCCAAGATGAAACAGCACTTGGCGCTGCTGCAAAATTCCTCTTTACAGATCCAAACAGTACTGGCACAGCTGTTACCTTTAAAGGTAGTGCTGGGTGGGGATTGAATGAAGATACATTCTCAGCAGGTGCTGGTATTGGTATTAGTTTCTAA